The Oryzias melastigma strain HK-1 linkage group LG3, ASM292280v2, whole genome shotgun sequence genome contains a region encoding:
- the rassf10b gene encoding ras association domain-containing protein 10, with translation MESEESKISVWVCREEKLVLGLTKRTTCADVVKVLQEDQTQQHGVSKAQPYCIVEKWRGFERILPNKTKILRLWFAWGDERMNVRFVLVKSEASFSKHAARSSEARVVPSKQSPRVTKGGAARSPMGGISPEKQRRIVRKAFRKLEKMNKKKTRAAQGDASCAERMETLVHVVVSQDHTIRQQIQRITELDAEIEKCEAKVHFDRIKRHGVNYVQNTYLGAAPGCSPEGFGKAASGSLAKLEEYARACEEVLGLQDKLWEQEAIIDQITAEIQEELNQRWMQRRKELQSRSSRGSPASENDSFVEEDRIKTQLDASLYIGLRLNADLEAIRSDLGLSQQICAEREKEMRDLLEKVNSLEVEEGLLGDGERCSHGTDDKKKLMSTLESKGGWVEQARGLSKDHSVNDEDSDTGLSSLHSQDSDSLPVWESLV, from the coding sequence ATGGAGTCAGAAGAAAGTAAGATATCAGTGTGGGTCTGTCGAGAAGAGAAGCTGGTGCTGGGCTTGACGAAGCGAACCACCTGCGCGGATGTGGTCAAAGTGCTCCAGGAGGACCAAACGCAGCAGCACGGAGTCTCCAAGGCGCAGCCGTACTGCATCGTGGAGAAATGGAGAGGCTTCGAGAGGATTTtaccaaacaaaaccaaaatcttACGCCTTTGGTTCGCTTGGGGGGACGAGCGGATGAACGTCAGGTTCGTCCTGGTGAAAAGTGAGGCGTCTTTTTCCAAACACGCAGCGCGGAGTTCGGAGGCGCGCGTGGTGCCCAGCAAGCAGAGCCCGCGCGTCACCAAGGGGGGAGCTGCGCGGTCCCCCATGGGGGGCATCTCGCCCGAGAAGCAGCGACGGATAGTCAGGAAAGCCTTCAGAAAGTTGGAGAAGATGAACAAAAAGAAGACGCGCGCCGCGCAGGGGGACGCGTCATGCGCAGAGCGGATGGAGACTCTGGTACATGTGGTGGTTTCTCAGGACCACACCATCCGCCAGCAGATCCAGAGGATCACAGAACTGGATGCAGAGATTGAAAAGTGCGAGGCTAAGGTGCATTTTGACAGAATCAAAAGACATGGGGTTAATTACGTTCAGAACACCTATTTGGGTGCTGCTCCAGGCTGCAGCCCAGAGGGGTTCGGGAAGGCTGCAAGTGGGAGTCTGGCTAAGTTAGAGGAGTATGCGCGCGCGTGCGAGGAGGTGCTTGGCTTGCAGGATAAACTGTGGGAGCAGGAGGCTATCATCGACCAAATCACAGCTGAGATCCAGGAGGAGCTGAACCAGCGCTGGATGCAGAGGAGgaaggagctgcagagcaggagCAGCCGGGGATCACCGGCCTCAGAGAATGACTCGTTCGTGGAGGAAGACAGGATCAAAACGCAACTAGATGCCAGTTTATACATCGGTCTGCGCCTCAACGCGGATTTAGAAGCTATTAGGAGCGATTTAGGGCTGTCCCAGCAGATTTGCGCGGAGAGGGAGAAGGAAATGAGGGATTTGCTGGAGAAAGTGAACAGTttggaggtggaggaggggCTGCTGGGTGATGGAGAGAGATGCAGCCACGGGACAGACGATAAGAAGAAGTTGATGAGCACTTTGGAGAGCAAAGGCGGGTGGGTGGAGCAGGCCAGAGGGCTGTCCAAAGACCACAGTGTGAACGACGAGGATTCAGACACTGGCTTAAGTTCTCTGCACAGTCAGGACTCAGACAGCCTCCCTGTGTGGGAATCACTGGTTTAG